From Lujinxingia vulgaris, a single genomic window includes:
- a CDS encoding nicotinate phosphoribosyltransferase, which produces MTTWLEPIALYTDLYELTMAQGYFKEGKSEQRATFDYFYRSPPFGGGYVVFCGLATLVEILEELRFDNDSLEFLRAQGFEDDFLERLKNFRFEAEVRAPAEGELIFPYAPALQVRGTLLEAQLVETLLLNLLNFQSLIATKAARMRQVAGDRALVDFGLRRAHGFGGLHASRAAVVGGFDATSNVLAGMHYDIPLSGTQAHAWIQSFEHEIDAFRAFAEQYGDASVLLVDTYDTLKSGVPNAITIARELRDRGQSLRAIRLDSGDLAYLARHARAMLDEAGFPEVKIAASNNLDEHVIRSLLSDQNAPIDIFGVGTQLVTAYDDPALGGVYKLATLDEKPRIKLSDSLRKMSFPGNKQVFRIRDTHGQLYADAVAIEGQTHIDRIHHPHEPHKETEVGHLDQTPLLKPVMQKGRRIAELPSAFEARAYAREQLAALPPEHRRFENPHIYKVGLSTALRDRRDQAVDQARERIRAKK; this is translated from the coding sequence ATGACGACCTGGCTCGAACCCATCGCGCTCTACACCGATCTCTACGAGCTGACCATGGCTCAGGGCTACTTCAAGGAGGGCAAGTCCGAGCAGCGCGCCACCTTTGATTATTTCTACCGCTCGCCACCCTTCGGCGGAGGCTACGTCGTCTTCTGCGGCCTGGCCACCCTGGTGGAGATCCTCGAAGAGCTGCGTTTTGACAACGACTCGCTGGAGTTTCTGCGCGCCCAGGGCTTTGAAGATGACTTCCTGGAGCGCCTCAAAAACTTTCGCTTCGAGGCCGAAGTCCGCGCCCCGGCTGAGGGCGAGCTGATCTTTCCGTATGCGCCAGCGCTGCAGGTGCGCGGCACGCTGCTTGAAGCGCAGCTCGTCGAGACGCTCCTCTTAAACCTGCTCAACTTCCAGTCGCTCATCGCCACCAAGGCCGCGCGTATGCGCCAGGTCGCCGGCGATCGCGCCCTGGTGGACTTCGGCCTTCGGCGCGCCCACGGCTTCGGCGGTCTGCACGCCTCCCGCGCGGCGGTCGTCGGGGGCTTCGACGCCACCTCCAACGTGCTGGCCGGGATGCACTACGACATCCCCCTCTCCGGCACCCAGGCCCACGCCTGGATCCAGAGCTTTGAGCACGAGATCGACGCCTTCCGCGCCTTTGCCGAGCAGTACGGCGACGCCAGCGTCCTGCTCGTCGACACCTACGACACCCTCAAGAGCGGCGTGCCCAACGCCATCACCATCGCCCGAGAGCTGCGCGACCGCGGCCAGTCGCTGCGCGCCATCCGCCTGGACAGCGGCGACCTGGCCTACCTCGCGCGCCATGCCCGCGCGATGCTCGATGAGGCTGGCTTTCCCGAGGTCAAGATCGCCGCCTCCAACAACCTCGACGAGCATGTTATCCGCAGCCTGCTCTCCGACCAGAATGCCCCCATCGACATCTTCGGCGTGGGCACCCAGCTTGTGACCGCCTACGACGACCCGGCGCTTGGCGGCGTCTACAAACTCGCCACCCTCGACGAAAAGCCCCGCATCAAGCTCTCCGACAGCCTGCGCAAGATGAGCTTCCCGGGCAATAAGCAGGTCTTCCGCATCCGCGACACACACGGCCAGCTCTACGCCGACGCCGTGGCAATCGAGGGGCAGACCCACATCGACCGCATCCACCACCCGCACGAGCCTCATAAAGAGACGGAGGTCGGCCATCTCGACCAGACCCCTCTGCTCAAACCGGTGATGCAAAAGGGCCGGCGCATCGCCGAGCTCCCCTCGGCCTTTGAGGCCCGCGCCTACGCCCGCGAACAGCTCGCCGCCCTTCCCCCCGAGCACCGTCGTTTTGAGAACCCGCA
- a CDS encoding deoxycytidylate deaminase, whose amino-acid sequence MDDRASWDDYFMAIARQVATRATCDRKHVGAVIVRERTILSTGYNGSVRGLEHCDEVGHMMEAGHCVRTIHAEANAIIQAARNGVAIGGADIYITASPCWQCFKMIANAGIQRIIFGEFYRDARIYEVAKTLGIELLQLKTGEEPSIEEKLPAE is encoded by the coding sequence ATGGATGATCGCGCCAGCTGGGACGACTACTTCATGGCGATCGCCCGACAGGTCGCCACCCGCGCCACCTGCGATCGCAAACATGTGGGCGCGGTCATCGTGCGCGAGCGCACGATCCTCTCCACCGGATATAACGGCAGCGTGCGCGGGCTGGAGCACTGCGATGAGGTCGGCCATATGATGGAGGCCGGCCACTGCGTGCGCACCATCCACGCCGAGGCCAACGCCATCATTCAGGCCGCGCGCAACGGCGTGGCCATCGGCGGGGCCGACATCTACATCACCGCCTCTCCCTGCTGGCAGTGCTTTAAGATGATCGCCAACGCCGGCATCCAGCGCATCATCTTCGGGGAGTTTTATCGCGACGCGCGTATCTACGAGGTCGCAAAGACCCTGGGGATCGAGCTTCTGCAGCTGAAAACCGGCGAAGAACCGTCGATTGAAGAAAAGTTGCCCGCGGAGTGA
- a CDS encoding outer membrane beta-barrel domain-containing protein: protein MNAKRIQVPLWALVVALTLALLATPALAQEAAAPAAEGAEVAEDDGLPELDEDDPMYWAEMREVYVMQQRAFLKEGRFALTLYGGIIPNNIFEQYLPLGVRANYFLLENIGLELAGSYAFRRDTQLRDTLRDESGADAQEVLIGDGQASHVNFGVMWSPVYGKLAYYNDRIIYLDMNIFGGAGMVVAQTQSDFNSGRSTTAKPEGVLGAGIALYLGEHASVRADYRQFIFAKVNGGVAKPSEVSLGFSWFF, encoded by the coding sequence GTGAATGCCAAGCGAATTCAAGTCCCACTGTGGGCTCTGGTGGTAGCGCTGACCCTGGCACTTCTGGCCACCCCGGCCCTGGCGCAGGAGGCTGCCGCCCCCGCCGCTGAGGGTGCCGAGGTCGCCGAGGATGACGGGCTGCCCGAGCTCGACGAAGATGATCCGATGTACTGGGCCGAGATGCGCGAGGTCTACGTGATGCAGCAGCGCGCCTTCCTCAAAGAAGGCCGGTTTGCGCTGACGCTTTACGGCGGGATCATCCCCAACAACATCTTCGAGCAGTACCTCCCGCTGGGGGTTCGCGCGAACTACTTCCTGCTGGAGAACATCGGCCTGGAGCTCGCCGGCTCCTATGCGTTCCGTCGTGACACGCAGCTGCGCGACACCCTGCGCGATGAGTCCGGCGCCGATGCTCAGGAAGTGCTCATCGGTGATGGTCAGGCCTCTCACGTCAACTTCGGTGTGATGTGGAGCCCGGTCTACGGCAAGCTCGCCTACTACAATGACCGCATCATCTACCTGGATATGAACATCTTCGGTGGGGCGGGCATGGTGGTCGCGCAGACTCAGAGCGACTTCAACTCGGGACGCTCCACCACCGCCAAGCCTGAGGGTGTGCTCGGTGCCGGTATCGCGCTCTACCTGGGTGAGCACGCCTCGGTGCGCGCCGACTACCGCCAGTTCATCTTTGCCAAGGTCAACGGCGGAGTGGCCAAGCCCTCTGAGGTCTCGCTGGGCTTTAGCTGGTTCTTCTGA
- a CDS encoding outer membrane beta-barrel domain-containing protein: MTTVKFKWSAIAVLVAAATALSASPAAAQQALDEELEQYWTSERDLRVLRDRLFSREGRIGAGIYTGLLSSEPFYYYIPVGGRVSYHFSDQLGVEVGGAFMDAQGVLTRNTQLMDFLVSDRGEGFDAATDTEDRFLWRANAVVTWSPFYGKLALLQRKLSHFDLNVAAGLGALSVERPDISRENASTKLTVEGVLGVGAHFFVTPDLTVRLDGRGYIYRGAEFDHNEGSFFGQLRLPVEFLVGASYHF; this comes from the coding sequence ATGACGACCGTGAAGTTTAAATGGAGCGCCATCGCGGTGCTTGTTGCAGCCGCCACCGCGCTCAGCGCCTCGCCGGCCGCTGCACAGCAGGCCCTCGATGAGGAGCTTGAGCAGTACTGGACCAGTGAGCGCGATCTTCGGGTGCTGCGCGACCGCCTCTTTAGCCGCGAAGGCCGTATTGGCGCCGGCATCTACACCGGGCTTCTGAGCAGCGAGCCCTTCTATTATTACATCCCCGTCGGTGGCCGGGTGAGCTACCACTTCAGCGACCAGCTGGGCGTGGAGGTAGGTGGCGCGTTTATGGACGCCCAGGGCGTGCTGACCCGCAACACCCAGCTGATGGACTTTCTGGTCAGCGACCGCGGAGAAGGCTTTGATGCGGCCACCGACACCGAAGATCGCTTCCTGTGGCGCGCCAACGCCGTGGTCACCTGGAGCCCCTTCTACGGCAAGCTGGCGCTCTTGCAGCGCAAGCTCTCGCACTTCGACCTTAACGTCGCTGCCGGTCTGGGCGCGTTGAGCGTCGAGCGCCCCGATATCAGCCGGGAAAATGCCTCGACCAAGCTCACCGTCGAGGGTGTGCTCGGTGTGGGCGCGCACTTCTTTGTGACCCCGGATTTGACCGTGCGTCTGGACGGCCGCGGCTACATCTACCGCGGCGCGGAGTTTGACCATAACGAGGGCTCCTTCTTCGGTCAGCTGCGCCTCCCGGTGGAGTTTCTGGTCGGTGCCTCGTACCACTTCTAA